From Pseudobacteriovorax antillogorgiicola, the proteins below share one genomic window:
- the ltrA gene encoding group II intron reverse transcriptase/maturase, giving the protein MIKTSNGVQELRRRIAIKAKADPTHRFWGLHCHTWKTDILKEAYRLSKRNNGAPGIDGKTFADIEKYGVDKFLDEVSTDLKSMKYQPSPVRIVKIPKDKKGEFRTLKLATIKDRVVQGALKLVIEPIFEMDFKDGSYGYRPQRSAHQALDRVRRNLSRGYYHIVDLDIKGFFDNVRHHLLLNKIAKRVCDNKILKLCKSILKTAGKKGIPQGSLLGPVFSNIFLTEIDELLEREKRVNFDGNYHGLDYVRFADDLLVQVNFGKKGLSNEIAKKLDAAFEQIDLEINHKKSKIMKLYKGHYFDYLGHQFRLISTGPRSTDLIILSRPKREKRTEFLRSLKATMRRNRQMPVDQVVREIVNPRVRGWVNYFRWGNSGKDLSFVRWRVDLMVRKFASRQQPVKRGGRSWTKWSQEEIYGRWKLFTGYQVKPRQRIQGATVT; this is encoded by the coding sequence ATGATAAAAACCTCCAATGGTGTGCAAGAATTGAGAAGACGAATAGCGATTAAGGCGAAGGCCGATCCCACGCATAGGTTCTGGGGGCTTCATTGCCACACCTGGAAAACGGATATCCTCAAAGAGGCTTATCGACTGTCCAAGAGAAACAATGGTGCTCCAGGAATCGATGGCAAAACCTTTGCGGACATCGAAAAGTATGGTGTGGATAAATTCCTAGATGAAGTGTCAACGGATCTAAAAAGTATGAAGTACCAACCATCTCCGGTAAGAATTGTAAAGATTCCGAAGGACAAGAAGGGAGAGTTTCGTACGTTAAAGCTAGCTACTATTAAAGATAGAGTGGTACAGGGTGCCTTGAAACTAGTAATCGAGCCCATCTTTGAGATGGATTTCAAAGATGGATCTTACGGGTATCGACCGCAAAGGTCAGCCCATCAGGCTCTTGACAGAGTGCGTCGAAATCTTAGTCGAGGCTACTATCACATAGTGGACCTTGACATAAAGGGGTTCTTCGACAATGTCAGACACCACTTACTCTTGAACAAGATAGCTAAGAGAGTCTGTGACAACAAAATCTTGAAGCTTTGCAAGTCGATCCTTAAGACGGCGGGGAAAAAGGGAATACCGCAGGGTTCACTTCTTGGGCCCGTATTCTCAAATATATTTCTAACAGAAATAGACGAACTGCTGGAGCGGGAAAAACGAGTAAACTTCGATGGAAACTATCATGGGCTAGACTATGTCCGCTTTGCCGATGATCTTCTTGTCCAAGTTAACTTTGGCAAGAAAGGTCTGTCCAACGAGATAGCAAAGAAGCTTGACGCTGCTTTTGAACAAATTGATTTAGAAATAAATCACAAGAAGAGCAAGATAATGAAACTCTATAAGGGACATTACTTTGACTACCTGGGGCATCAGTTTAGACTGATTTCGACTGGCCCTAGAAGCACAGACTTAATAATCCTAAGCCGTCCGAAGCGAGAGAAAAGAACAGAGTTTCTCAGAAGCCTCAAAGCGACCATGAGAAGGAATCGGCAAATGCCAGTAGATCAAGTGGTGCGAGAAATAGTAAACCCTCGCGTCCGCGGCTGGGTTAACTACTTCAGGTGGGGCAACTCTGGTAAAGATCTCTCATTCGTTCGCTGGCGGGTGGATCTAATGGTCAGAAAGTTTGCATCGCGTCAACAGCCAGTAAAACGTGGAGGTCGCTCCTGGACTAAGTGGAGCCAAGAGGAAATCTATGGTAGGTGGAAACTTTTTACCGGTTACCAAGTGAAACCTAGGCAGCGTATTCAAGGAGCAACAGTTACATAA
- a CDS encoding helix-turn-helix transcriptional regulator, with amino-acid sequence MESAFNADKRLFDNLVSKEEIALELGVTTKTISNWMSAGKIPSIKIGRKNFALRSVLRVWLDSQRKKANRK; translated from the coding sequence ATGGAATCTGCTTTCAATGCGGACAAAAGGCTCTTTGACAATCTAGTATCTAAGGAAGAAATTGCGCTCGAACTAGGAGTAACAACTAAGACTATCTCCAACTGGATGTCAGCTGGAAAGATTCCTTCTATTAAGATTGGAAGGAAAAACTTCGCACTGCGTTCCGTGTTAAGAGTTTGGTTGGATAGTCAGAGAAAAAAGGCGAATAGAAAATGA
- a CDS encoding helix-turn-helix transcriptional regulator, which produces MDSIRAFAKKYSLSKRESEILKLLITGTDVSGEYISSEFGISPNTARIHIKNMNIKFGTRSKGQMLQKFIREMVVG; this is translated from the coding sequence ATGGATAGCATCAGGGCATTTGCCAAAAAATACAGTCTTAGCAAACGAGAATCAGAGATTCTAAAACTATTGATCACTGGCACAGACGTGAGTGGTGAGTATATCTCTTCTGAGTTTGGAATCTCGCCCAACACAGCTCGGATTCACATCAAGAATATGAACATCAAGTTCGGAACACGCAGTAAGGGACAAATGCTTCAGAAATTCATACGTGAGATGGTCGTTGGATAG